From Candidatus Pedobacter colombiensis, one genomic window encodes:
- a CDS encoding FecR domain-containing protein has protein sequence MNASITNKEFRELARKYELGTATESEKRAFEQAYHLLSKKHQVWDNDLMNDENFVKQNIFTNLEDNILNLESPKKSFSIYKYAAAITILFSIGITSYTQYIKVKDKGNLQTKHFGGEETNHNKAYLTLADGTKISLTDAADGKLIQEAGISVSKTKDGQIVYNVTDVSANKTHPTTNTISTPAGGKYMVILPDNTEVWLNTSSSISFPTAFETNERNVMVTGEVYFEVSKDPERPFKVKTGSAEVSVLGTHFNIMNYDDEPNTQVTLSEGSIRLNLGETSQIIKPGQQALFNRSSDRIALRNVDTDDVMSWKNGYFLFDNTPIDQVMREIKRWYDVDVVYEGNKPTISITAMISRNNKISKILDLLKKSGGLDFEINNKQITIKKINGGN, from the coding sequence ATGAATGCCTCAATCACAAATAAAGAATTTAGAGAACTTGCACGTAAGTACGAACTTGGAACCGCTACAGAATCTGAGAAGAGGGCATTTGAGCAAGCTTATCATTTATTATCTAAAAAGCATCAGGTATGGGATAATGACCTGATGAATGATGAAAACTTCGTTAAACAAAACATTTTCACAAACCTGGAAGATAACATTCTCAATCTTGAATCTCCAAAAAAGAGTTTTTCCATTTACAAATATGCGGCTGCAATAACCATTTTATTTTCGATTGGAATTACTTCTTATACCCAATATATCAAAGTAAAAGATAAGGGAAACCTCCAGACAAAGCATTTTGGAGGGGAGGAAACAAACCATAACAAAGCTTATTTAACATTAGCAGATGGCACTAAAATATCATTAACCGATGCTGCTGATGGTAAACTGATTCAAGAAGCGGGTATTTCTGTTTCTAAAACAAAAGATGGGCAAATCGTTTATAATGTAACAGATGTTAGCGCAAATAAAACGCATCCAACAACCAATACGATTTCAACACCTGCAGGTGGAAAATATATGGTCATTTTGCCAGACAACACCGAGGTTTGGCTAAATACATCTTCTTCTATATCATTTCCAACAGCATTTGAAACAAATGAACGGAATGTAATGGTTACGGGAGAAGTCTACTTTGAAGTATCTAAAGATCCCGAAAGGCCATTTAAAGTGAAAACTGGTAGTGCTGAAGTCAGCGTATTGGGTACGCATTTTAACATTATGAATTATGATGATGAGCCAAACACTCAAGTAACTTTGTCTGAAGGATCAATAAGGTTAAATTTAGGAGAAACCTCTCAAATCATTAAACCTGGTCAGCAAGCACTTTTCAACCGTAGCTCAGATCGTATTGCACTTAGAAATGTTGATACAGATGATGTAATGAGTTGGAAAAATGGATATTTTCTTTTTGACAATACACCTATTGATCAGGTTATGCGGGAAATTAAAAGATGGTATGATGTTGATGTAGTTTATGAAGGCAATAAACCTACAATTTCCATCACTGCCATGATCTCCAGAAATAATAAAATATCTAAAATACTCGATTTACTTAAAAAATCTGGCGGCTTAGATTTTGAAATAAACAACAAACAAATTACAATTAAGAAAATAAATGGAGGGAACTAA